The sequence atgacacttccaggaatattgaagaaaattataaaatccgtcattttgggataaatttgagaaagcactgttgaattctcattcttaaggtcttaaacgatacgtaaggacctcctgtagaccgcagtgagattgatttaccttggtttggtccccaaaccttagcctccaaggttttgtatgacacttccaggaatattgaagaaaattataaaatccgtcattttgggataaatttgagaaggCACTGTTGAAtactcattcctaaggtctcaaacgatacgtaaggacctcctgtagcctgcagtgagattggtttaccttggtttggtccccaaaccttagcctccaaggttttgtatgatacttccaggaatattgaagaaaattataaaatccgtcattttgggataaatttgagaaagcactgttgaattctcattcctaaggtcttaaacgatacgtaaggaccttctGTAGACcacagtgagattgatttaccttggtttggtccccaaaccttagcctccaaggttttgtatgacacttccaggaatattgaagaaaattataaaatccgtcattttgggataaatttgagaaagcactgttgaattctcattcttaaggtcttaaacgatacgtaaggacctcctgtggaccgcagtgagattgatttaccttggtttggtctccaaaccttagcctccaaggttttgtatgacacttccaggaatattgaagaaaattataaaatccgtcattttgggataaatttgagaaagcactgttgaattctcattcttaaggtcttaaacgatacgtaaggacctcctgtagaccgcagtgagattgatttaccttggtttggtccccaaaccttagcctccaaggttttgtatgacacttccaggaatattgaagaaaattataaaatccgtcattttgggataaatttgagaaagcactgttgaattctcattcttaaggtcttaaacgatacgtaaggacctcctgtagaccgcagtgagattgatttaccttggtttggtccccaaaccttagcctccaaggttttgtatgacgcttccaggaatattgaagaaaatcacaaaaaccgtcattttgggataaatttgagaaagcactgttgaattctcattcctaaggtctcaaacgatacttgaggacctcctgtagccctcTGTGAGATTCGTTTACTTCAGATTGATGCATGCACCTCAGCCTCCAAAATTTAGCAGTTAGCCTCCAAACTTGCATGCAAGTTGATTCAGTAAAATTTAAATTCGTATATTTAACGCTTTCCAAGAGGTATACTTAAAGTTTTTATATGCTACCCGAttggaaataattaaataattaatttccAATTGTTAGTTTTTCATTAAAAGGCCCtaaaaccttagcctccaacaATTTGTAGTTAGCCTCCAAGGAACCTTACAACAGCACATTATTTTTGGAGGCTAAATGGAGGCTAACTACAAATCGCTTAAAATGGCTTTCAGCGTGACGCTCAAAACGCTGCCGCCGCCAATCAAAATTCAGACAAACACCGCCGCCGAATATCGgagtggcgcacacctctagcggCAACTACGTCGGTTCATGCTCTAGCACCGCCTGTTCTATCCTCCAGTGAATAGCTCCGAAttcctcctcctggattccgttGTCAGTCGGATAATGAATCACTTCCACCGGAAGAAACTTATCAGCTCTACACCCCAGAGCAACTGGCCTCGATCTTCATGCAGCACGCCACCCGTCTGCGTAGTTGTAAAACCATTTTGACTAACTGGAACACATGCTTAGCTTAACTAGTAAGCAGAAAATGGAGCTGAAGGGTTTACGAGAAGGAGAAGGGTATAGTTACCCGAACGCACCTAAAACAACATTCTGGATTTCCAAATCATGAGACTAGACTTACCAACCAGGGGAAGTGGTATTGCTATCGCCCTTCGCTACTGCATCGACTGTCATCTTCGACTGAGCTTCCAGCTGACCACCATCGAGGCTATCGGTGTCGAAAACACATCTTCTCTGGGCTATCGGATTCTATCaagctcatcgcggcgtactgctCATCATAAATCGAAGCCGACGATGGATTATCGGCCGCCCTCAAGAGGGATGTCATCAAGCATATCATCAATAATTCTGTGGCAGAGTCAACACATCAATGACGGTGATCTGAATGCCAAGCTCCAATTCTGGgacaacagtcgcggcaatcagaatggcaccatctggagcaatgATATGGAGGAAGACCATTGCACGATCTTGAGCCTGGATTCTGCCACTCGGCCGAGTCGATCCGGAGTCCATGCTACAATCGATCTGTACACCATGAACGACCACATCTCGCAGCCGGACCATGAGCTCTACTAGAATCCTTATCCGCTGGTGGCGGAAGTGGACTCCTCGGTAAATCGGCATAAGCAGTCCCAGCGAAATTATCACCGAGTTCACAGCTTCTCTCTATACAAGAGGCGCTTGCACAGCCTGTGAACAATATGTACCAACGCACTAAGGAGTAACTATAGTCAATACCTTGCCATAAACCAAAtttatgaaattgaataaacCCAAACAAATATAGTTCCATTCCATAATATATAGCTTGTAGAATAACCATGCGGAGTTTTCAGGGCGAAACAGGTATGTCTACATTGAAAGATAGTCGATGAAAGTCTgttgttttttaaataaaattaatagcGTTTTTCTCCATTTCAATATGCTCATAAAATGAGTTATTCGCAGCGTTATTTACTATTTTGATGGACTTTTCAACATGGAATTTCTAGTTTGAGGTATCATATAATGAAATAATATATAAGTTTATTTGAGTTGTTTATGCACTCTAAGCATATTTTAAACACTTGTTCAGACACGCGCAtaatttttctcaaattttaaaattaagttttagTTGTTAATAAAAgagaataaatttctgaaacCAGAACAGAATGAAAGATAGCTTTTCCATGCTTCTATTGCTACCAAGAGCTTATCCGAACTCGTCCGAACTCCAGAGTTATAATAGTTTGAATAAAAAGTTAGATTTTCAGTGTTCTTTGTTTGTAGCGCATGGGAATCGCCAAAAAATCCATAATTTCATTATGTATTATGACGGATAATGATATACTAATGATAAAATATGTTATCCAACCAGTTATACTTATAACTGTTgatgtttgttgtttttttagATAGAtcgccaatttaaaatacataccATATACCCTTAATCAAACTAAAAATCAAATGTCGCCAAAAATTATCAGAATCAAATTGTAATGTTAGTTAAGCTTTATACAAGTGTAAATAACATCAATGAAAGCACCAAATAATTATGTCcaggaattctcgcttaacttttcaaaagaacctaagtaacatttttttcatgaattaatttgaatagcgcaatcaacataacaacataaaagcttttgattgcagtactcaaattaattcatgaaacaaatgttacttaggtccttttgaaaagttaagcgagaatttacCTCATTTACTCCTATGTGCAACGGCTCGTCAATTAAGTAACTAGAAATCATGAAAGATTCGTGCTCACAATTGCGAATATGGAGTGAAAATATTGAGTTGGCCTTTTCGAGGTCGGTTCCCGAAACCTACTGTTAATCATTTTTGCAACAGGTGTCATAATGGCTTTTGATTATGATATAATACCCTTGTGCAAATCTACCATAGTGGTACCAATAGCAATAAAAAGTGACATAGCAATAAAAAAGcgacatgtatgtatgtagttatccaCCATCCTAGCTTAAGTCTTAACATAGCAATAAAAAAGTGACATCATCAAAAAAAGAAGTAGTGGTCATAACTGCATCTGAGTGATTAACttaattataatttaaaaaaacacttttataAAGTAATCAAAAAATAATGCATCTAAAACAGTGACCCACCGGAACAACTCCGGATAAAAGAACcacattgtttattgtttattgggAACCGTATGAGCAGAATGGTGATAGAGTGAGCGATAACAGGTCCGTGATGCCCTTAGATGTTCTGGGCTGCACGCGCGAGTCGTTAAATTAGAAGACAAAACGgcagtaatttaaaaaaatcgctcGGCTCAGGCCGATTTGCTTCTTATTTACAACCGAACCCTTAAGGGAAAATTCTTTCTTGCTTGAAACCACTGCAATAGTAAAATTTTGATACTTCCGTTTATTTTTATGCCTTTAATGAATTATTTGCATTAATGTCATTGTAGGTTATTAATCTCCATTACGTATCATATCCAACAGAAAACACAAAACACTCCTCATTCGATGAAACCATTATCTATACTAAAAATATCCAttcctaatccaattcaaaatacATTCTTCAAAACCTCTCGATTAACTACACCCCCATACTGGGTATAGGCAGCCGATTTTCCCGTCAGAGCGATAAACTGCTCAGCCACTTCAACGGCAACTCGCACCTGTGCCTCTGACGTGCTGGCTCCTGTTGATAGGAGAAAACAGGAAAAACATTAAGAACAGAAGCAAAAACAGTTCACTGCCAAACGTGGCAGCAGAAGTTGCGAAATATCAAATTCTACCGTACCTAGATGGGGTGTTGCAACGACCTTAGCATGATTGATGAGTTTTTTGCTAGTTTCCGATTTCGGTGGTTCCTCGGGAAACACGTCGAGGGCTGCTCCACCGCATTGACCACTTTCGAGAGCGTCGAGAAGACCAACCTCGTCAACAATGCCGCCTCGAGCCACGTTTACGACGCGAACTCCTTTCTTACATTTGGACAAGGTGGTAGACGAAATCagatctgaaaaaaatcactttgtTTGTTTAAACGGCGCCAAGAAGATAAATCGAGATTATCACTAAGAATAGAATACCCACTCTTCGTCGCCGGAATCAACGGTGTGTGGACGGTAATGTAATCCGCCAGTGGCCAAATTTGCTCCAGCTCCATTTTCTCGATGCCAGCCGCCCGTGCTTCTTCGGCCGTTGTAATCGGATCAAATCCGATGACTCGCATACCAAACGCATTCATACGAACGCCGACCTCCCGGCCGATCCGTCCCAAGCCCAGAATTGCCAGCGTTTTGCCGTAGAGTTCACTTCCCGAGTACAACTTGCGGTCCCAGCGACCCTCCTTCATGCTGCTTGCTGCTGGACAGAACGGGCGTGCCAACGCGCCAATTAGGAAACACGTCAGCTCACATGCCGAGATAGAATTCCCTCCGGGAGCGCTGTCGGTATTAATGAAAAAAACCAACGGATTATTTGATGCTGAATTGTAAAGTTTTTCTTTCGTAGGATAATCTGCCTCCAATAGAGTGTCCCAGAACATATGAGAAAATAATTAGTGTGTGAGCTTTCAAATATGTAATAACCACTAAATGTTTATTGAAAACCGTTTGACATTTCTTAGCAAAATTTTATACCCAATGTATCAGCTGCCTTGATTCTTATATTTTCAGTCATTTGCTAGAAGATAACATCTTCTTAGTGGACTCAATGTCTTAGAATTTTGAAACCAAAATAGTGCTTTATGTAGTCTTTGGCAATTTAAAACCATTAATTATCCACCAAATGACGATTCTGACTTTTTTTGTTGTTATTAGGCAATATATTTCCGTTATTTATACAGTTTACACTTGTTTATGTAGAGAGCACCTCAGACCAACGAACTTAATCGGTCCTTCATTTTCCTGGTAGGTACCCTgtattttacaaaaaataaatgatagaAAGGCAATTTATTTGTTGAATTGAGCATTGACCACAATTAGAGGTAtgctttattcttttatttctaaatgaaatgaatttgtTGCAGTGAAATAGACAATGATGGAGCTATTTCCCTATATGAATCTTTACTTTTGGTAAAAATGTCTTTAGATTTTATGGCGAAAAGGTCTAACTAACCTTAGTTCTACATTAAGTTCATTTCTATAGCATTTGCCCATCCTGTGTGTTCTATAGGTAACACTTCTAGTCATATCCCTAGTATGCAGCACATACATATGTATGGTTGTTTTTATCTCACACAAGTATCGGTCCCCAGTAATCCTATATCCCCCATTTTCGGTTTAGGCATTACaaacaattttaatatttattttatggcCGCACCCTACCAACCATTACCACCCACCAAACATTTCCAGAACCGATTAATACTTACTTCAAGACGATAACGTTGTTTCTGGTGGCAGCAGCAATGTCAATATTGTCAACTCCTGCTCCTGCCCGGCCAACCGCCTTCAGTTTTCCGGAGCCGGCGTTCAATACTTCCGCGGTAATTTTCGTATCGGAACGTACGATGACAGCATCATAGCCCTGAAGCGAAGCAAATATACAGCAATCAATACAATTGTGGCCACGAACGGCAAGCAAACCGGATCAATGCTATTAATGGCACTCGAATGATGATGCGACCAAATCATTAAAGTTCACCCCACGTGTGATGTCGCCATTTCAGAATGCGGACGGAAGGACGATTATTTATATTAGCTTTTCCAAGAAGCACCTAACAGTATATTTAATTACTAAGATAGGACAACGCTATCGATTTCATTTGTGATAACTTAGTATATTGCGTTTGAGTGGTGTAGGTCAGGATGTAAAGCAGATTTAATGAGGATgcttttacctttctcgtacctTAAATGTGCGTTAAGGCTGTTGTAGAAACATGGCAAAACATGATAAACTGTCAccaaatattaatttttaaaataattgaataataTAATGAATTACCAGCAGTGCAGTGACTGGATGCCTACCCGTCACTGTCAGCATCCAGGCTCTAGTGTACAtatgtagggtatctgttccattattgataacatgctcctatatcaataacattagaAAAACAGGCAATTTATGCTCAATTTGTgacgtgttttgttgttttccgacgtgctcactactgaaaaaaaaatcacaaaaatgaaaaaacaaaacaattagcGCACTAATTCTTTGTtatcgaatggtattgatttgggtacagcaggagcagcagggactatgtccaagggcttgacgatccctccccaggccacctgcgagttgtggcgcctgcctaggatgtggtggggtttgacagtgggctctgttaaacctctacaaaaagctgcatgtatccgcaagtaggctccgccaaagcgaccgtgtgccgctcaaagcgcacaagcccaaatcctggtgttaggtgggacgctaaacagccctgacacgatggccctccggcgagacaggaggtttgcgcaggcccaataagccgcctggaaaaccaataattacgaacaatataagagataatgcgactcgatataatcggcaaagacctaggcgacgaataaaggatcacgattggaagcttgggacatggaactgcaagtcgctaggtttcgcaggttgcgacaggatgatctacggtgaattacatccccgcaacttcgacgtcgtggcgctgcaggagatttgctggaca comes from Armigeres subalbatus isolate Guangzhou_Male chromosome 2, GZ_Asu_2, whole genome shotgun sequence and encodes:
- the LOC134216329 gene encoding D-3-phosphoglycerate dehydrogenase, coding for MALEIKNVLVCDAVDNSCVKLLQDHGITVDYKLKLSKEQLVAEVKGYDAVIVRSDTKITAEVLNAGSGKLKAVGRAGAGVDNIDIAAATRNNVIVLNAPGGNSISACELTCFLIGALARPFCPAASSMKEGRWDRKLYSGSELYGKTLAILGLGRIGREVGVRMNAFGMRVIGFDPITTAEEARAAGIEKMELEQIWPLADYITVHTPLIPATKNLISSTTLSKCKKGVRVVNVARGGIVDEVGLLDALESGQCGGAALDVFPEEPPKSETSKKLINHAKVVATPHLGASTSEAQVRVAVEVAEQFIALTGKSAAYTQYGGVVNREVLKNVF